GTTTATCATACCTACTTCCTTCAATAAAAATCCACAGCGGTTTTATATGAAAAACTTGTATATATTTGATTTGTTTATTCGATCAGATAATGGCCTGCTTATTCCGAACGGCGTTTCTTATTTTTAATACCCTTCTCGCTCTATTGTCATCTGCGCAAACCCTGCGCCAGGTGACCATCATTTCTGAAAATGACGGGTATATATCTATCAACAACGACGGCTATTATACTAACGGGCTTAAGTTCTCTTACCAGTGGAGACGCCTGCCTGCCGCTCAAACACGGCGTGAAAGAACCAATGCATTCCAGCTGGGCCAACTGATCTACACTTCCCAATTTGCAGGAGAAGCCAAACTCGACCGGCCGATCACCGGCTATTTGTATGGCGACTTTCATCAATCTGTTTTTAATAAAAAACAAGAACTGCTCAAATGGGGCATCGGGTTTGGACTCATTGGCCCGCCGGCTTTCGGAAAAGAAATGCAGGAACGGGTACACCAGGTCATGCAGATTTACAAACCCAAAAACTGGGATAAACAATTGCGGGCAGATTGGGGACTGATTGCGGATGCTTCCTGGTCGCCTCAGCTGAAAAAGGAAGGGAGCCGTTCCCTGCTGGATGTAAAGCCCCTGCTTGCTGCAACCGCAGGG
The sequence above is a segment of the Niabella agricola genome. Coding sequences within it:
- a CDS encoding lipid A-modifier LpxR family protein translates to MSSAQTLRQVTIISENDGYISINNDGYYTNGLKFSYQWRRLPAAQTRRERTNAFQLGQLIYTSQFAGEAKLDRPITGYLYGDFHQSVFNKKQELLKWGIGFGLIGPPAFGKEMQERVHQVMQIYKPKNWDKQLRADWGLIADASWSPQLKKEGSRSLLDVKPLLAATAGNLFTHATLGSAFLLGQSNGNNATVFWDNHKGNTKADREYFAYVFPSVSFKAYDATVQGGMFKKGPEPIEGRLNPVFFQTRMGVMYSGNKLSLGAAAVYESKQSLTQVSSQWYGSLQVGFMW